The Scheffersomyces stipitis CBS 6054 chromosome 5, complete sequence genome contains the following window.
TATGCTCTCGCCAGATATCCTACGGTATTTGGCTGTAACATCTTCCTGGGTTTCGCCCCTAGCCATCAACGCATACTACAACGATGTACTCATAACCAAGTTCCACCGAGGCAACGACTCCTCGTTTGATAtagacgatgaagaagaacagtTGATCCACTTCCAGTACTGGAACAATTACCCAGACGACAATAGACAGTGCATCCACCTGCTGCCAGTGCGTCAGACCAAAATTAATGGACCCAAACATTTCATAGAGTTTGCCAAACGGTATCCTGCTCTCCGCTTTATACTGCTAACATTTTGCGATATGGAAGATCTAGATATTTTGAACAGACTTCTCCCGCAGGCACTTTTACGAGCCCAACGAATCCAGTTGGCTCTTTGCTGGTCCGATATCAACACTGTAGAGTTGCTAGGTAAGCGATTCGACATGCTCAATAACATATTGCAATTGCCATACAACTTCTATGGACTTAATCTTAGCATTTTCAACTATTCGCATCTTCCAATAGACTATTCCATGTTGCGCATTCCGGCCAGAGTCAAATGCATCAGTCTCCAGGAAAAGAGCCACGATGACTCCATCAGAGGATCGATTGTAGATAGGCTCGAGTTCTTTGACCGTATAAGTCAGTTAAGAGAACTTGCCATCAATAATATAAGGCTCCAGCTTCTGGACCTAGAATTGCTTCCCAAGAGTCTAAGAAGGCTTCTGATAAATCTTCTGCTCTTGTTTCTGAACTCAACATACAACCGGTTGAATCTTCCTCTCACACTTTTAGACTTGGAGATCGTCTCATGTTCACTCGACAACAAACTCTTGCAAGATAAAGCTGTCATTGACATTTCGCATTTAAACCGTCTTGAAACCTTGAAGTACACGGGAGGTATATTCGAAGACTTGCGGTCGTTAAAGCTCCCCGCAAACCTCCACAATCTACATTTATTCTCTTGTGATAGATTTAGACAGCTTGACGGATTGGAATGTCTTCCACAATTGCGTTCCCTTGTGATCCGTGATTGTCCATATTTCTTGTATATTCATACTATCACCAGCTTTTCCAACTTCCCCGACAAGTTGCAAACTATCTTGCTCGAAAACAGAAGGAGAATATCGCCAGATCGGCACCGGGAATGTCTCCGAGAATTCGCTGCTGACTTATCTACTGACGGCAGACGCTCATATTTAATGCTTGGCAAGAACTGTAGATTACCGCGTCGGTTGCAAAACTTCGAATTGGCGGCGTTCAACACTGTAAAAGTGGATAGTGAATTTGTTCTTCCTGACACGATCCAGAATTTGCacttgaaggaattggGCGGATTCACAGACTTCACCAAGTGGAAACTTCCGGAGTCCATTCTCAACATCGATCTTCTGGATCAGAAAGTCGGCTCTATCGACTCATTTGCATTTCCTTCTAAACTTCGTAGTATCAACTTGGACCGAAATGACCTCATGTGTATTAGAAACACAAATCTCCCAAGCTTCACCAATCTCACTACCCTCTACTTGGGCTCTaacgagttgaagttcagcTCTTCGTTCAACTCTCAACTTCCACCTAGTTTACGTATGTTGGACTTGCTGAGCAACCATCTCCAGGACTGCATTATCACCAACTGTCCCAAACTACATACATTACGTTTGTACAACAATAGAATTGGGGGCATCCTTAGCAGGAGTAAATTCAACGTCCCTGATAGTGTAGTTGTACTCGATCTTCTGAGAAACAAGATAGAGGGCTTTGACCGGTGGTTCAAGTTCCCCACCCAGCTACGAGACTTGAATGTTCTTGGAAACTACATCCAAGTCCTCAACGCTACATTTTTTGACAATTTGCCAGAGAACCTCATTCATCTCAATATGAACTACAATAACATATCCATCCAGCTGGAAGAACGAGTGCGGCTCAAGAGAATAAAGACTTTATCCCTACGCGACAACAATATGTCTGTAGAAAAGCTCCCTTTGTTTGAGAACGGCGGGCTCAAGAAGCTCGATGTCGGCAATAATTAGGAGTCATATGCTGATTGGGGCtaaattgaagaaatccCCTGTTGCATCACATTCAGTGGAAGAAAATCGGAAATACGAACAATTGGAAATGGGCAGTCCTAACAATGGTTGCGAACAATGAGAATTCGTTACACGAAAAGGTTGAAAAGAGAACATAATGGTTCACTTGTCGCGGAGACGAGAGCTTCCCATATCGCTGTGGAGGTAGATGCCCTGGGTCATAGTATATACATCGATGTTGACAATATACGTAATAGGGTAAATTCGTACAATATTGAGTAAATTAAGACAATACAGAGTACATTCTGGATACAGCATAGGCTATACACTGGTACGCATCATGAATATACCAAACATCGGCATTTGATTTGTACCATCCTCGTAGCTGACACATATCGAGACGTTACAAGGTAGATTATTAACGTTTAGGGTACAATTCTCCAATGTTAGGGTGCTTCTTTCcagataaagaaagaaaaacatCCAAAAAGGAATCCCCATCGAATAGCGACCCCATACATATCCATGTACACACAAGAGCAGAGTGTAGTCTACATTTGTTTCATCCAGGGAAACTAAAGGCTGTGGTATGGCCGCGACCCCCTGAACACTAACCTTATTAGGAAGTAGCTACTCCAACCGAACTATTGTTCAAACCTATGACGTATTGACATTTCCTTGTTTACGTGTTCCACCTCGATATGTGTTGTGTGCAAGTCTGACGACACGCATCATTTCCTCATTGCCTATTATTGAGATTTGAGTTTGTACCCCTTGCATTGTTAGCGTTCGTTTGTTGTGTGTACCTGAATATAACCTTCTAATTGTTTTAATAAGACATGTAGGCCACGAATATAATCTTGAAACAGCAACAAAAAAATGTGAAATAGAATGTATATGAGTGTCaaaatatatataagaCCCTGAACCCATGACTTTTTGATTCTCGAGCTTTGTTGTCTAAGCTACATTCATCTTCTTAGCTCTAACTTCATTTTTCGTCTGTTGAATCACCACAAACCTTCACTTGCATTCCTGACATTTTGTCGCTGACACCCAAAAAATTATTCACGCTCGGCACTTCAACATGTCCATTTCCACAGCTCCATCAGCAAAGAATTTGGTGGTCGACAGCTCTGCCACAGTCCTGACCACACTTTTAACAGGCTCGTTGGTGAATTTGCAACTCGACACAGACGTCAGAGATAACGAAGCTATACTCACAAGTTTCACCACCAGTTTCACAAACTTAGTCGTCGAGAGTGGTGGCTCTAACGAAAATGCCATCGGAAGTTTCAGTGCCAGCTCCGATTTGAACACACTCACACTCAGCACCGATAAGCCAAACATCAAGTCAGGATCCAACTCCAGTTCAACGGGTCTGGCTTTAGCTAGAGGTTCGGGCTTGAGAAGCTTGAAGTTGACCTTGGTTTTGAGCTCGTTGATAGTCACCGCATGTCTAGTTCAGATTTAATTGCCTTTGTTTCACACTTAATGACTTGATGACTTTTTAAAAATATTTGTTACCAGCTATGAATGGCGTTTCATAGCAGCCGGTTTCCGGAACCCCTTAAATGACCCGGCTCCCCTTGTATATGCTTATACTGTCTTAATAATTACATCCTAATTCGTTGATAGACAACTTGCTGTAGTTACGTTGGGTGCGAAAATTCTTAACCCCCTTTTTTTCCAGACTTCACATGAACAGTGATCTGCTTTCCTATTTTCCTTGATTCAGACTATCCCCATAACGAATTGTTTCGTAAACGAGGCGGATTTTTGCATGCTATTTAGCATCGGGCAATTTCCACAATGGGTGCAATATCCTGAAAAGCCCTTGAACGAGGTGGTTTATTGTACCGACTATTTCACTCTACGCACACCAGTGCAAAGGCTCACCTTTGAATCATCTCTGTTGGCACGTTAGATCCATGCCTTCCAAATCTACCCATTACTCGAACAAAGTTGTCTGATCAGGTAACATCTAAACGCTGTTGGGGTGTGCCTGTTCTATGTTCTACTGGCCACTTCTCGCTACCTCTCCAAAATTAGTAAACCCCAGGAAGGTGGTAATTTTCAGATGGCAATAATCCCGCCCCATAGCTGTTTTCTGAAACGGTCACCCAGTTGGGCCATAAACTTCATCTGTCAAAAACGTCTATATACAAATTGGTATTCTTCACATCAGCATCCAGTGGTTGCAATTTGACATATTTTGAATATACACCGATCTAGGTCCGATATTAAGAAATTTCCTTCAGTATTATCTATGACAGCTTCAAGTGCAGAAGGGAAATAAGCATAGGAATTTCTATAAGAAACAGACATTCATTTGAATGCTTTTTATCCCAAGTTCTGCCTAATAAGTACTCCACAGATATTCAAACCGATTGATCCTATATATTACACCAAATTGCTACACGTGAGAGTGTTCACGTGTAGTTTCTGCAGCAGTTTCGATCGATTAAGCAGgctctctttttcaagttgtaGCAATCCATTCCTCATTAACCTCTAGTCTTtacttcaaattcaatttctaaATTTCATATTACAGTACTTCTCACATTCATATACATTATCTAATATTTCCTAATGGCCAGACCACATAAAGAATCGGCGTCCGAGTCGGAATCGAACAAATACTCCAACACTTCTTCGACGGGTACAGGGACGAAGTCATCACAGAAGGCAAAGACACAAGCGGCCATTCAAGCACAGCAGCTTTTCCTTTCTAAGCATATCAACTCTAATGGACCCCAAGATCAGCCTAAGATACATCCGTTG
Protein-coding sequences here:
- a CDS encoding predicted protein produces the protein MSISTAPSAKNLVVDSSATVSTTLLTGSLVNLQLDTDVRDNEAILTSFTTSFTNLVVESGGSNENAIGSFSASSDLNTLTLSTDKPNIKSGSNSSSTGSALARGSGLRSLKLTLVLSSLIVTACLVQI